The nucleotide window GGGACTATTTGTTGGCGGAATGATTCCTTTTATTTTCTCATCATTGGCAATCACAGCAGTTGGACAGGCAGCTATGGCAATGGTAGAAGAAGTAAGGAGACAGTTTCGTGAAATTCCGGGAATTCTGGAAGGAAAAGCACAACCTGAATATGAAAAATGTGTTGCTATTTCTACAGATGCATCCATCAGAAAAATGATACTTCCCGGTGCGATAGCCATTATTTCTCCCTTACTGATCGGATTTATTTTCGGGCCTGAGGTTTTGGGAGGATTCCTGGCGGGGGCCACTGTTTGCGGAGTTTTGATGGGAATGTTCCAGAATAATGCCGGAGGTGCCTGGGATAACGCCAAAAAATCATTTGAAAAGGGAGTGGACATCAACGGACAAACCTATTACAAAGGTTCAGAGCCTCATAAAGCTTCCGTAACCGGAGATACGGTAGGAGATCCGTTTAAAGATACGTCAGGCCCTTCTATGAATATCCTGATCAAATTAATGTCAATCGTTTCTTTGGTTATTGCGCCTACTTTGGCTGTGCTGCATAAAGATAAAATTGAAGCGAACAGAAAAGCAAAGATTGAAAGTCTTACCGGAGTAACCGGCACTGCTACTGTCGTTACAGATACTAAAGCAGTACAGGTGATTCCCAGTCAGGTTCAGGGACATCTTAATGAAAACGGGGACTTTGTGTATGAAACGGGAAATATTCAGAAAATAAAACTGGAGGGTGGAAAAACAATTGCTATCGGAGACGGAAGCCAGCTTTATCAGCTGTATAATGTGGTTAAGCAAAAAGATAAATCTGCCCTGGATCCTAATAAGTGGTACACGATAGAAAACCTTTATTTTGAAACAGGTTCAAGCGATTTAAAACCAGGCTATGAACTTCAGTTAAACACGCTGGCTGAAATTTTAAATGCTTACCCCAACCTTAAAATAAAATTAGGAGGTTATACAGATAACAGTGGGAATGAAGAAAGTAATCTTAGCCTGTCTAACCTGAGAGCACAAACAGCGAAGCTTAAATTACTTGAGCTAGGGGTTTCAGCAGACAGAATAGAAGCAGAAGGCTACGGATCTCAGCATCCTGTATGTGAAGCTAATGATACAGATGAGTGTAAAGCAAAAAACAGAAGAATTGATGTAAGGGTTCTGGCTCTTTAAAATCAATATTAAAATAATAGGAAAGCATCGCTTTGGCGGTGCTTTTTTTATTATATTTTTTTGTCATTTAGATCAAAAGACAACAGCAAAAATAAAATATCCATCATCATCTGTGCAAATCTGTGTGATCTGCAGGAAAAAACAAATATGTGAAATGATTAAAGGTTCTTTCTCAAATATTCCAGTGCCTTAATAATCAGTTCATCTTTTTTAGCAAAACTGAACCTGACATAATCCGAATTCTGTCTCGAATTATAAAAAGCCGAAAGTGGGAGACACGAAACCTTTTTCTCAATCGTCAGCCACTTTGAAAACTCTACATCGGTCATGTTTTTAGAAATATTTCTGAAATTAACAACCTGAAAAACACTTCCTTCCGCTTGTTGTTCGATCTGAAAAGGGGTTTCTTTAATCATTTCATTAAAAATATCTCTTTTCTTCTGCATGAGCTTTTTATTGATATCCGGATTAAATACATCAAGATATTTTGCGATCGCAAATTGAGCCGGAGCATTGGCGCCGTAGGAAATATATTGTTGATGGCATCGAAATTTCTTTGTTAAAGCTTCAGAAGTGAGCATATAGCTTACTTTCCACCCGGAAGTATGAAACATTTTGCCAAAAGAAAAAATACAGAAGGTCTTTTCCCTGAGCCCCGGATGAATGAAAGAACTGTAGTGTTCCGTTTCATCGTAGCAGTAAGTATCATATATTTCTTCGGAAATCAAATAGATATTCTGGTCTTTAATCAGTTCATATAACTGATGCCAGTCTTCCTTTGTCCATATTTTTCCGGTTGGATTCTGGGGAGAATTGACAATGATTGCTTTTGTTTTTTCAGTAATACAGTTTTTAAACAAGTCCCAGTTGATGGTAAAGTCTTCTTGAAGATCATAATAAACAGGAATTCCCCCATTCATGACAACAGCAGGTCCATAGGTATAATAAGACGGCTGAATAATGATCACTTCATCATTCTGATTAATAACAGATTTGAGGGAGGTATATAAAGCAAAGGTTGCACATGGTACAACAGTAACTTCATTGGTTGTAATAGAAATTTTATGGAGTCTTTTTGCGTTGAAACGGATAATACTTTCAATCAGGAGAGGGTTTCCTGCGAGAGGTTCATAATGATGGGTCTGCTCGTCTGCAGCTTCTTTTAAAAATACCCTTAGGCGTTCATCAATATCAAAATCGGGAAGTCCCAGAGAAAGATCAAAGCTTCCGTGTCTGGCTGCCAGTTCAGACATTTCCGTAAAAAAGGAGTAATGTGTAAATCCGTAAATTTTATCCACCTATTTTGTATTTAAATCAAATATAATAAAATTTTAATATCGAATTATTTTTTAAGCTGATTTATTATTAAATCCATAATAAATTGTTTATTCTTTTGTCATATTTATTAATCATATTATGGTTGGATAAAAATTGTTATTTTTAAGAAATTTATTCTTTATGAAAAAAATACTTATTCCGTTATTTGCAATGGCGATGATGACCAGTTGCGGAACGGCAAAAATATCTGACGGAAACGCTTCACATCCCGTTTCAACAAAACATAATAAAGCATTTAACAATGCCTATAAAGAAATTAATGCAGCGGATTTAAAGAAAAACCTGTATGTGATTGCAGCAGATGATATGGAAGGACGTGACACCGGAAGCAAAGGGCAGAAAAAAGCGGGTGAGTATATCGTTAACTATTATAAAAGCTTGGGAATTTCAGCGCCTAAAGCACTACATTCTTACTATCAGAAAGTTCCGGCTGAATTCATGAAAAAAAGAGGAGGAGGAAACCTTCCTGATTCCGAAAATATTCTTGCCTTTATCGAAGGAAGTGAAAAACCTGAGGAAATTGTGGTGGTCTCTGCCCACTATGATCACGTAGGGACCAAAAACGGAGTAGTATACAACGGGGCAGACGATGACGGAAGCGGAACTGTAGCTGTAATGGAAATTGCCAAAGCATTCCAGCAGGCTAAAAAAGCAGGAAAAGGGCCTAAAAGATCTGTTTTGTTCCTACATGTTACCGGAGAAGAGCATGGGTTGTTTGGCTCAGAGTTTTATTCAGAAAATCCTGTTTTTCCATTAGCCAATACTGTTGCAGATCTTAATATAGATATGATAGGACGTGATGATCCTGCCAACAGGGGAAAACAGTATGTGTACGTAATTGGTTCTGACATGTTAAGTTCTCAGCTTAAAGTAATTAATGAAGCTGCAAATAAAAGAACGAACAACTTGGAACTGAATTACAAATATGATGATTTAAATGACCCTGAGCAGTTGTATTACCGTTCAGACCACTATAATTTTGCCAAGCATAATATTCCTGTAGCATTTTTCTTTGATGGTATTCATGAAGACTATCATAAGCCAACAGATGATCCTGAAAAGATTGATTATCAGTTGCTGGAGAAAAGAACCCAACTTATTTTCACCACTGCATGGGACATTGCCAACAGGGAAGAAAGACTGGTAGTTGACAGAAAATAATCAGGAAGTTTAATCCTTGCTTAAGGTTTAAAGCTTTGGTAAGGATTAAAAACAGACTCAAAAAATCAGGGATATGAAACCAACAGTTAAATCCATCAGACCTTTTATTGGTGCAAAGGACTTTAAGATCAGCAGAGACTTTTACAGGGATCTGGGATTTGAAGAAATTGTTCTGGAGCCAAAACTCTCCCTGTTTATAAGGGAAGAAATAGGCTTTTATCTTCAGGATTATTATACAAAAGACTGGGTTGACAATACTATGGTTTTTATGGAAGTTGACAACACCGATGAGTTTTGGAAAGAACTTTTGTCTTTGAGACTTACAGAAAAATATAAAAATGTGAAGCTTACTCCCGTAAGAACAATGGATTGGGGGAAAGAATGTTTTGTACATGATCCGTCGGGAATTTTGTGGCATTTCGGTGAGTTTTTTAAGAAAGAAATATGATTTACGCATTTGATACCTACTATTATGAAGATTATGCCAATACCGTATGTATTGCATTTGAAGACTGGACATCTGAAAAAGAAGTGGAAACCTTTATAGAACAAACACCTGTAAGTTCGGAATATGAAAGTGGAGCCTTTTACAAGAGAGAATTACCCTGCATTTTGAGTCTGCTGACAAAAATTGCATTAAGGCCAGGAGATATTATCATTGTTGACGGATATGTTACTTTGGATAATGACGGGAAAATAGGACTGGGAGGACATCTTTACGAAGCATTGGAAATCAAATGTCCTATCGTTGGAGTGGCAAAAAATGAATTCACAACTCCGGATTCTCAACGCAGAAGCGTATTCCGTGGAGAAAGCAAAACTCCGCTTTTTGTTACTGCCAGGGGAATTGATGTGGATGAAGCTAAACTGATGCTGGAAAAGATGCATGGCAATTACAGAATACCAACACTGCTGAAAAAACTGGACCAGCTGAGCAGAGCATAAGAAGTTTAAAATCTTACCCTTACAAGTAAGATTTTTCTGTATTTTTAATATACCAATCGGTATATTTTTATTATCTTTGTTAAGTTCCCTTGCAGATAAAAAGGGATTTTTTTTAATTTAAAATATACTGATCGGTATATAGTAAAATTTAAATCTATGAAAGAAGTATTTATTGTAGCAGCAAAACGAACCCCTGTTGGTGGTTTTATGGGAAGCCTTTCCGGCTTTACAGCTCCTCAGCTTGGGGCTATTGCCATAAAGAACAGCTTTGAAAGCCTTGGACTTACTCCGGAACATATTGACAGTGTATATATGGGAAATGTACTGAGTGCAGGACTTGGGCAATCGCCGGCAAGACAGGCTGCAATTTTTGCAGGAATTCCTGTTGATAAAGACGCCACAACAATCAACAAGGTTTGCGCATCAGGAATGAAAGCGGCCATGATTGGGGCTCAGCAGATCCAGCTTGGATTGGAAAATATCGTTATGACAGGAGGAATGGAAAGTATGAGCAATGTTCCGCATTACGTAAAACTACGGCAGGGAAACAAATTAGGAGATACCAGCCTCACTGATGGATTGATAAAGGACGGACTGTGGGATGTCTATAATGATTTTCACATGGGAAGTGCAGCAGAATTAGGTGTGAAAAAGTATGGATTAACAAGGCAGCAGCTTGATGAATATGCACTGTTTTCCTATCAGAGGGCGCAGGAAGCAGCCCAAAATGGTAAATTTGGTAATGAACTGATCCCAATATCGATTGAAAGTAAAAAAGGAACAATAACTGTTGATAAAGACGAAGATATTGACAAATTGATTCCGGAGAAAATTTCTCTCCTTAAACCTGCATTTGAAGCAGACGGAACACTGACCGCTGCCAACTCCAGTAATCTGAACGACGGAGCAGCAGCCATCCTGTTAGGCTCTCAGGAAGCTATAGAGCGCTATCATCTGAATCCTTTGGCCAGAATCGTAGCTTATGCTGATGCAGCCCAGGCTCCGGAATGGTTTACCACTTCTCCGTCTGTAGCGATTCAGAAAATCCTGAAACAGACAGGCCTCACTTTATCCGATATTGATTATTTCGAAATCAATGAAGCCTATTCCTCTGTTATTTTATCTAACCAGCAGATTCTCGGCTATGATCTCAGCAAAGTGAATGTATATGGTGGGGCAGTTGCTTTGGGACATCCAATTGGCGCTTCAGGAGCAAGAATCGTTACCACTCTTGTCAATGTACTTCGTCAGGAAAAAGGAAGATACGGTATAGCTGCCATCTGTAATGGAGGAGGAGGCGCTTCAGCAATTCTTATTGAAAATATAGGTTAAACAGTTTAATACTTAGATTACTATTATATAGAACAGGCCTATCTTGAAATTCAGGATGGGTCTGTTTATGTATAGTATACTGATAATCTGTTTTAAATTGTATTTTCTTTTAATTATAAGAAGTTATTTTTGAATGAATGATAAATATCATTGCTTTATTATTTTTATTAATTCTAAATAAATATAAATTTGTCTCAAGAAAAAAAGATAATATTTTAAAGGCTTCCCCTAATAATTCAGTAGGAAGAAGATACAACAGACACATCATATCTAAATCATATCCATATCAATTTTTGTTTTTTTATCGACAGGCTTTTTACCTGTCGGTTTTATTTTTAAAAAACTGTAAAGGCTTCTGTTTAAGCTTATGAAAGAATGCACATTATGAGCCGGATCCAAGTAAATCCATGAGATCCTGCTTAGACAATCCCTGAAGTTTCTTTCCATCGGTAGTGAGCAGATTCTGAGCCAGTTGCTTTTTCTTTTTCTGAAGCGTAAGGATTTTTTCTTCAACGGTATTGGAACAGATCATCCGTATAGCAATTACATTTTTGGTCTGTCCTATACGGTAACTGCGGTCAATGGCCTGATTTTCCGCTGCAGGATTCCACCATGGGTCTACAAGGTAAATATAATCAGCCTGGGTAAGGTTGAGGCCAACGCCGCCAGCCTTTAAGCTGATAAGAAATACCCGGATATCTTCATTGTTCTGAAAATGCGTTACCTTTTCTCCCCGGTCTTTCGTCTGCCCTGTTAAATATTCATACCCGATATTGTGTTGTTCCAATTCTGCTTTTATCAGATCCAGCATTCCGACAAACTGTGAGAAAACAAGGATTTTATGGTCTTTTGACTTTCCAAGGATCTGCTCCGTCAGAATTTCAATTTTAACGGCGTTTTCACCGGAATATCCCTCTTTCATCAAAACAGGGGAATTACAGATCTGTCTGAGCCTTGTAAGTCCCGTAAGAACGTGCATGCTGTTTTTGTTCAGGTCATCGTCATCATTGGCTGCAACAAATTCACGGAGCTCTTTTTCATAGGCATCATAAATCTTGCGCTGTTCCGTATTCATTTCACAGTAAATGACTGTTTCTGTCTTCTCCGGAAGCTCTTTGGCAACCTGTTTCTTCGTTCTTCTGAGGATGAAAGGTTTTATTTTTTGCTGAAGTTCCATAGCGCGTTTGCTGTATTCAAACTTATCAATGGGAATGGCATAAATATCTTTAAAATACTGCTTGCTACCCAACAATCCGGGACAGGCAAAAGACAACTGGCTATATAGGTCAAAAGTACTGTTTTCCACAGGAGTACCGGTCAGTACAATCCTGTTTCGTGATTGAAGCAGACGCGCGGCTTTATATCTTTCAGAATTCGGATTTTTAATAACCTGCGATTCGTCCAGAAATACATAATTGAAATTAAAACCTTTCAGAAACTTAATGTCTGAAAGCAGCATTCCGTATGTGGTGAGAACAACTTCGTATTCGGAAATATGAGCAGTTGCTTTAGGCCGGTCTGCACCATAGTGAAGCAGAACCTTTACAGATGGTGCAAATCTGCTGATCTCTTCCTGCCAGTTGAACAGCAGGGAAGTAGGAACCACAACCAGGTTGGTGGTATGCCCTCTTTTTTCTCTCTGGGAAAGAATGAAAGCAATGATCTGGATCGTTTTTCCAAGACCCATATCATCTGCAAGACATCCGCCGAAGTTGAAATCATCCAGAAAGTTGAGCCAGTTAAGCCCGTCATGCTGGTAATCCCTGAGTTCTGCTTTCAGTTCAGCAGGAATAGCTGTTTCCGGAATATCCTTTACTTTTGAAAACTTTGCAGAATAGGAGGTAAGCTCTTCCTGAATTTCTTTGCTCAGGATTTCTTTTTCGAACAGCGATGTCACTTCCGTAAAATTGATTTTAGGAATTTTCAGGATTTCTTCATCAATTTCTCCTGCCCGGAAACAGGCGGATATCTTTTCCATCCATTCTTCAGGGAGAATTCCCATGCTGCCGTCATCTAACTGGACGAATTTACTCTTGTTCCGGATCGCACGGTGAAGTTGTTGTAAAGAAGCTTCCTTAGGACCAAATCCTACTTTTAATTTAGCATTAAACCAATCCAGTCCGCTGGTGATCTGAATATTGATTTTAGCCCGGTGGGCGTTTAATTTATTGTTTTTTAATTCGTTAAATCCAAGAATCGTTATACCTTCATTTCGCCAGGTCTCAAAAGCATCGAGAAACCAATTGTTATTCAGGAACTTATCTCTGTGAAGATAAAAATACTGATACCCATCCATCTGATCCTCAAAATCAGGATGCTGCTGCATAATCAGGGAGGTAAAACGGGCTTCTGCTGATTCGTTTCTTTCTATTTTAAATGGATTGCCATTCTGATCAGTATCAAAAATCTGCTTTCTTGAATATACCGGAACTTCTATGTCACCATATTTCATGACCGGTGTAATTCCTATATAATTTTCCTGCTGGCGAAGATAAATGACTTTTTCAACCTGATAATTCTTATCTTCAAGCTGTACTTTCGTTGCGGGCTGTATATAGCTATAATTGATGTGGATACGTTCTTCAATGGCTGATAGGATATTCTGCATAAATGCCTCGTATTTTGAAGAATGAACCAGTAAAATCTCATTATTAGCCTTAAAAAACCTTATGATTTTGAGCATGTCCGGATCATCTACAAAGCTGAAAATGTTACGGTTATATACAAAATATTCATTTCTGAGAACAACATTTTTAAAAGGGACAGACACATCGTTGAATTGCAATTCTCCTGTTATTTCATAAAACGGATCTTTCTTAAATACAGATAATTGTACCTCGGCATCTAAAGTGTTTAATTCAACTCTAAAAAGTGATTTTGCAGAAACCGTTTCTGCGATTTCCCGGTCATGATAATAGACTTCAAGTTCCAGAGGGTTCTGTACAATGAGCTTTAAAGCTTCCAGTTCTGCCGGATTGTAATCT belongs to Chryseobacterium gleum and includes:
- a CDS encoding aminotransferase class I/II-fold pyridoxal phosphate-dependent enzyme → MDKIYGFTHYSFFTEMSELAARHGSFDLSLGLPDFDIDERLRVFLKEAADEQTHHYEPLAGNPLLIESIIRFNAKRLHKISITTNEVTVVPCATFALYTSLKSVINQNDEVIIIQPSYYTYGPAVVMNGGIPVYYDLQEDFTINWDLFKNCITEKTKAIIVNSPQNPTGKIWTKEDWHQLYELIKDQNIYLISEEIYDTYCYDETEHYSSFIHPGLREKTFCIFSFGKMFHTSGWKVSYMLTSEALTKKFRCHQQYISYGANAPAQFAIAKYLDVFNPDINKKLMQKKRDIFNEMIKETPFQIEQQAEGSVFQVVNFRNISKNMTDVEFSKWLTIEKKVSCLPLSAFYNSRQNSDYVRFSFAKKDELIIKALEYLRKNL
- a CDS encoding DEAD/DEAH box helicase, translated to MAEYILDNVNISTLSVYDLLKHTSDSTFIGIRDFRDISPVAIEKDTGIFTKQSTLYDFPMVNITRIGSSLLCSCTCNNEKKQLCIHQAEIIHCIIEDKNYRLFFDDILRKKTFLPKAKGYGLENEPDLDQYFELQYTDGRIEIVPKIKEMLPVDDVILKRDLLPQFSSKLDELAVQETAKKQILVIGKHRYYNHLTFSLMEAETTQSGKIKNPVSPIDAMELIWKAEQPADIKFYTAITSFQNNYNEDYNPAELEALKLIVQNPLELEVYYHDREIAETVSAKSLFRVELNTLDAEVQLSVFKKDPFYEITGELQFNDVSVPFKNVVLRNEYFVYNRNIFSFVDDPDMLKIIRFFKANNEILLVHSSKYEAFMQNILSAIEERIHINYSYIQPATKVQLEDKNYQVEKVIYLRQQENYIGITPVMKYGDIEVPVYSRKQIFDTDQNGNPFKIERNESAEARFTSLIMQQHPDFEDQMDGYQYFYLHRDKFLNNNWFLDAFETWRNEGITILGFNELKNNKLNAHRAKINIQITSGLDWFNAKLKVGFGPKEASLQQLHRAIRNKSKFVQLDDGSMGILPEEWMEKISACFRAGEIDEEILKIPKINFTEVTSLFEKEILSKEIQEELTSYSAKFSKVKDIPETAIPAELKAELRDYQHDGLNWLNFLDDFNFGGCLADDMGLGKTIQIIAFILSQREKRGHTTNLVVVPTSLLFNWQEEISRFAPSVKVLLHYGADRPKATAHISEYEVVLTTYGMLLSDIKFLKGFNFNYVFLDESQVIKNPNSERYKAARLLQSRNRIVLTGTPVENSTFDLYSQLSFACPGLLGSKQYFKDIYAIPIDKFEYSKRAMELQQKIKPFILRRTKKQVAKELPEKTETVIYCEMNTEQRKIYDAYEKELREFVAANDDDDLNKNSMHVLTGLTRLRQICNSPVLMKEGYSGENAVKIEILTEQILGKSKDHKILVFSQFVGMLDLIKAELEQHNIGYEYLTGQTKDRGEKVTHFQNNEDIRVFLISLKAGGVGLNLTQADYIYLVDPWWNPAAENQAIDRSYRIGQTKNVIAIRMICSNTVEEKILTLQKKKKQLAQNLLTTDGKKLQGLSKQDLMDLLGSGS
- a CDS encoding VOC family protein yields the protein MKPTVKSIRPFIGAKDFKISRDFYRDLGFEEIVLEPKLSLFIREEIGFYLQDYYTKDWVDNTMVFMEVDNTDEFWKELLSLRLTEKYKNVKLTPVRTMDWGKECFVHDPSGILWHFGEFFKKEI
- a CDS encoding acetyl-CoA C-acyltransferase gives rise to the protein MKEVFIVAAKRTPVGGFMGSLSGFTAPQLGAIAIKNSFESLGLTPEHIDSVYMGNVLSAGLGQSPARQAAIFAGIPVDKDATTINKVCASGMKAAMIGAQQIQLGLENIVMTGGMESMSNVPHYVKLRQGNKLGDTSLTDGLIKDGLWDVYNDFHMGSAAELGVKKYGLTRQQLDEYALFSYQRAQEAAQNGKFGNELIPISIESKKGTITVDKDEDIDKLIPEKISLLKPAFEADGTLTAANSSNLNDGAAAILLGSQEAIERYHLNPLARIVAYADAAQAPEWFTTSPSVAIQKILKQTGLTLSDIDYFEINEAYSSVILSNQQILGYDLSKVNVYGGAVALGHPIGASGARIVTTLVNVLRQEKGRYGIAAICNGGGGASAILIENIG
- a CDS encoding M28 family metallopeptidase, with amino-acid sequence MKKILIPLFAMAMMTSCGTAKISDGNASHPVSTKHNKAFNNAYKEINAADLKKNLYVIAADDMEGRDTGSKGQKKAGEYIVNYYKSLGISAPKALHSYYQKVPAEFMKKRGGGNLPDSENILAFIEGSEKPEEIVVVSAHYDHVGTKNGVVYNGADDDGSGTVAVMEIAKAFQQAKKAGKGPKRSVLFLHVTGEEHGLFGSEFYSENPVFPLANTVADLNIDMIGRDDPANRGKQYVYVIGSDMLSSQLKVINEAANKRTNNLELNYKYDDLNDPEQLYYRSDHYNFAKHNIPVAFFFDGIHEDYHKPTDDPEKIDYQLLEKRTQLIFTTAWDIANREERLVVDRK
- a CDS encoding endonuclease V — encoded protein: MIYAFDTYYYEDYANTVCIAFEDWTSEKEVETFIEQTPVSSEYESGAFYKRELPCILSLLTKIALRPGDIIIVDGYVTLDNDGKIGLGGHLYEALEIKCPIVGVAKNEFTTPDSQRRSVFRGESKTPLFVTARGIDVDEAKLMLEKMHGNYRIPTLLKKLDQLSRA